A genomic region of Ewingella sp. CoE-038-23 contains the following coding sequences:
- a CDS encoding acyltransferase family protein: MLDINKSDRIEYIDGIRGAASLSVVTFHFFWESLGGYIPGLRSHYTALFLNGTVAVMIFFILSGDSLSISFFKDRDEKKLAPILLKRYFRLTFIILLTALIVYLTMKLGLTFNKQAGAILNSKEWLGSFLNFTPNINTVFSYSLSNVYIRQGDNYNPFFWTMSVELIGSYFLLLYLFCYNHIKNANLICFGIYIFLAIIGSYISLFFVGMLLCSLRRDGFLKTLEQRIGTLLNLSLLAILFIISSIVFIKYYLQGHSELEDLYFVICPAMLLLVYSNKPLKNILSMRFFNFLGKISYPLYAIHFVVLTTVFSGIISTYPLSKFQIMMLAVCCIVLAIILAIFIEMWEYLYLKRLSEVIKKLIK; the protein is encoded by the coding sequence ATGCTAGACATAAATAAAAGTGATAGAATCGAATATATAGACGGAATTAGGGGTGCAGCTTCACTATCAGTTGTAACTTTTCATTTTTTTTGGGAAAGTTTGGGAGGTTACATTCCTGGGCTTAGAAGTCATTACACTGCTTTATTTCTAAATGGAACGGTAGCAGTGATGATATTTTTCATATTATCCGGCGACTCTCTATCCATATCTTTCTTCAAGGATAGGGATGAAAAGAAATTAGCCCCAATATTATTAAAGAGATATTTTAGACTTACTTTCATTATACTTCTTACAGCTTTAATTGTTTACCTAACAATGAAACTAGGGCTTACGTTCAACAAGCAGGCTGGGGCTATTTTAAATTCTAAAGAATGGTTAGGTAGCTTTTTAAACTTCACGCCCAACATCAACACTGTATTTAGCTACTCTCTTAGCAACGTATATATAAGGCAAGGTGATAATTACAACCCTTTCTTCTGGACAATGAGTGTTGAATTGATTGGGTCCTACTTTCTCCTTCTTTATTTATTTTGCTATAATCACATCAAAAATGCCAACTTAATTTGCTTTGGTATTTATATTTTCCTTGCGATTATTGGCTCTTATATTTCCCTATTCTTCGTAGGCATGTTACTTTGCAGTTTAAGAAGGGATGGATTCCTTAAAACACTTGAGCAAAGAATTGGAACATTGCTGAACTTATCTCTCTTAGCCATATTATTCATCATTTCATCAATAGTTTTCATTAAATATTATTTACAAGGCCATAGCGAGTTGGAGGATCTTTACTTTGTTATATGCCCAGCGATGCTCCTTTTAGTTTACTCGAATAAACCACTCAAAAATATATTGTCGATGAGGTTTTTCAACTTCCTCGGTAAAATATCTTACCCTCTTTATGCAATACATTTTGTCGTGTTAACCACCGTATTTTCAGGCATAATATCCACATATCCTTTAAGTAAATTTCAAATAATGATGCTTGCAGTTTGTTGCATAGTACTTGCCATAATTTTGGCTATCTTTATAGAAATGTGGGAGTATTTATATCTTAAAAGACTATCCGAAGTTATTAAGAAATTGATAAAATAA